The nucleotide window TGGAATATATAGGCCcttatcatgacattggtggtaagtgataaagtggcagaaataccaccaacaggccggtggtaattactgccaaattatgaccatggcggtaagaactcccatggacagccaatttaccacaccgtccgccagggcgtTATCACCACGCACGCCCGCggtcaccatcaacagccaggcggaagacaaagtaccacccaccatattatgacacaagaaACCTCCAGGATTTCCGGGCGGtgccaatggcatcaaaagcctgacggaaacagaacacagaaaatgaaagtctcaccaacaagtacacagaggccactgccatggaaccggaacttcaagtcttcccgatgctcatctgcgccatgctccacctggaacaccaacgcagatgAAAACAACaagggtgagtacagccgcctagcacacaagggagggagggaggaaaaggagagtggcacacacacatgcacagcactcaccattcagacacacatcatacacacaaccagctgcagacgtaaaccaatagcacacaacacatggcacaataaaacaaagaccagatttcagaagtactaaaaatgtattagcaagggaaaagccaccacatgaacctgatatgtacaaatgtctacaaagggccaatgcccagtctaaagtacatgggcacagtccaagacccaactgTCTCCTGACATCAAGTGCACAGAACTCtgtaggggcatcattttgcaattgggcaggcacttcagggggatggggcTGGGGGCCCTCAGccgaagttgggaacttgcccactggttctggagggggctccatgcccatttctcgttacaggggaatgcaaggtcacagtctctcaggtgggtgacttttacgctggttctggagggggctccatgcccatttctctgtgctggggagtgcaaggccacagtctttcaggtgggtggcttgcccactggttctggagggggctccttgtacagcagtctcaggaaggtagcctacatgccctctgctggaggtgagggctgcactgtctcatctggaggagagggctgcactacgtcagcaggtgaaggtgcctcctgggcagcctctgctggaggtgagggcttcactgtctcatctggaggtgagggctgcactgtgtcagcaggtgaaggtgcctcctgggcagcctctcctggaggtgagggctgcactgtctcagcgggtgaaggtgcagcgtctgcaggaggagtgggctgcactgcctcagctggaggtgagggctccatgaccactggtggtgatcTCATCCTGCCAGCCccagctggagtcgagggcttcttccccttcatggcagacatcgagggcttcttcaccttcatggcagtaGGTGTGGGCTTCACCCccctcatggcaggagtcgagggcttcttccctttcatggcagtggctgtgggatccttacccttcctgggtggtggagtgggaaccatcactgtcttgcctccacaactaggaggtagcTCTACTttccgtgtggactgtttggctgaggtgatggCCTGGGTCGTTTGGACTCTgcccttacaggcaggatgggggttaGGGAGGGACGAggccaagttgggcaaggaaaatgtttttagggagggtggggtgggaagagggagaaaggatgggaatggaggttaagggagtggttgttggaggagtggaGGAGTGcatctgctggacctgggtgcaggtgcatggggagtgtgttgatgtgaggtggaaggctgttgggtgtctgagtgcttgcgtttgtgaccttaaggaggaggggggacagacggggttggagaggacacaggggacgcatgcatggatgttgtggagatgtctgctagtgaggtgtgtgtgctgcttggtgtggtgatgctggtggtggatgttgaagcggtacatgcaggtgtgagtgtggacgtgactttgtcggaggtggagaaggaggaggaggaggggagacagtggaggtagtggatgtggttgtgtgtgcaactgtctggtgtttgtgcttgtgtgttgaagtgtggtacctgtgtttgactgtgccacgcttgtgtgttgtcttgtgtgcatgctcatctgtatgtgtgcatgggatgggttgcggttgaggagactgggactgagaagtggtagttggagggggaacggtagggacagggacaatggctgccagggCAGTCTATTAAAAGCCCGGCGCATATTATGTCTGGGCAGCCTATGGGGCATAAAACCACTTTGGTCTGAATTAATTACATCGTGTCTGATTGTGGTTGGGGGGTTTACCAATATTTTCGGCAGGATTTTTGCCTCAACATCACTTAAGAAAATCAGTCAGTAAAAATCTCGTCCATGGTGGGCTTTCCGGTTTAAAGATATTTGCAATATGAACCTTGCAGAAATCCGAAGGGAATCTCCCCTCCATCCTGACAATTTCCAACAGGCGAAGCAATCGTAGCATCACAGAGGTGCTACGTCATTGAAATAATTCCATCTGGACTCCTTTGGGCCCAAGAGAATTTCCAGAGAACAGTTGGAAAATTACATTTGTGACCTACTGCGTCATAATGGGTATATATAATTCTAAGGCACAATTGTAAGGGTTGGTGTAAAACATTGGGTTATTGGTTGGCTGGGGTGTGAGTCCtgatcaaacagcaaccacaattcctgtcagggcaaAGCACAAGCAagctcccaaattaacctgtgctcaataccCTGGTAGTTTGCACAGAATAGTCAAAtgtaacttaggggcaatgtgtaaagtatttgtgcaacataacAAACAGTTTTTCCCTTGCACAGTGTGCTCCCCATGGTACCTTGAACTTCCCCATTTCCACCCTATGCTCTCCCTTTCAACCCTGAGACCTCTCCACACTGCactaccattttattttatttagttatttaacaATTTTGTGGGGTGCGTCAACAACTTGGGTTATTTGCACACTTTACGATAACCCGCAAAAGATACAGCACGGAGTGTGCACCCGTGCCCTTATGTaataagtatatttaaaaagttagtGCAGTTGTTCCATGGAATTTCACCTGCTCTACTGCTGTACGGGGAGGCATGGTCATGCAGGTGCCTGTGAGGTGAGCTTCCAGTTGTTTCCGAACACCATGAAAGTGGGAGCATTTCCAGATCCTCATTGGGGGGATCCAGAGTGATCTAGTGGCACTTTCAGTGCTTGATTGGTCTTGCATTTCAATGTTTTACCTTTGTATCTTGCACCCACTTTTCATGCCCCTGCACTTCTCTCCTTAATTGTACCAGTGGACTTAAAATTTGCCAAAGAAAAGCTACCCTGCAAGCTTTGTTAAAGCGTAACAGAGGTACAGCATGGACAACCGCAGTGCAACTTTGCCTAAACGAAACAAGTGCTACAGTAGAGGGAGCAAGGATAAAGCCTCCACAACCCCCAAAGAACAGGTATAATATGTGCAACAGCAGTGCAGGGTGTCTTACGTGTTGGAAATTAGCACTGCCCACTGCTAGCTTTGTGCTACGTGTTTTGGATATTACTCAAGCTTGTGAACTTCTTTTCAGTATACAGAAAAAAACCATTTGCATTAGCAGTTCTTGTTTGAAACATTTCTATGGTGTCCCGTCTTTGGTTGAAACCGAATAAAAGCAAACAACTCCACCTAGGTGAGTATTTGCTTTTTAGTAGAAAGTGGACAAACAAAACTTTTCTACATTAATGCTGCAATACAAGCTCTCCCTCCACCTCTTGTCTCCTTTTCTTGATGAATTTTTCTGCTATCCTCAACTCAGTGCCCTTCGTGAGCCACTTAATATGCCCCTATGACTGCCACATAGTCCACCTCCTCTGCTACACAAGTCTGACTCCATTCATGGTGACGCCAACACAGGCAAGCAACCAATTTTATCTTCCTGCTATGAAGtttccttgctacccctagctgtTTTTCATGGAGCATCACAATGTGCTGTCACAAACGTCATAAGGAGAACAATATTCTTATTAATTCCTCAGCACTCTTCTCTCCAATGGCAGGAAAACCATCAGCTAGATCAGTAAAGATGTATTTATTAGCCAAATTCTTTCTTGGTATCTTGAGGGAGGCAAATACCCCCATAAGTAGAAAATCCTCATATAGCAAACCGCGCAGTTTCTCTGAAGAAATGAGGAGTATGCTAGTTAGGTAAATGGACACTATTAACCTTTTGTCTGAAGTATTCAAAATTTTAATGACGTGCAAACAAATCTCCACCCATACATATCTTTGAAATATGATGGGACTGTCCAGGTCGAAAGATGAGTTTGAATGGTGGGAAACAAAACAATCAATGagagaaaaattgaaaagttaCATGAGAGCAAAAGCAAGGAAAGCGTGAGAGGAAGGAAACAAGACACGAAGCTGAGGGAAGAAGTAATCAAACATATAAATGATGTAAGGAAGGACATTAAAGGGCAATTATTTTTGGACACTAGAAATGCATCATCTGTGTTGTTTGCTTACTGCACAAATGGTACAAAGACTTACAACTACAGATTTGTACAGtgtaagacttttcatccttggcgtggtctcccttaactttttgcctctgttccccaggttgttgatgtgtgctggactctgattttactgtttttgttactctgggcactttaccactcctaaccagtgctaaagtgcaagtgctcctgtttaaaatgtgtacgtaattggttctccatgattggcatattagttttactgttaagtcccttgtaaagtgcactagaggtgcccagggcctgtaaatcaaatgttactagtgggcctgcagcactggttgtgccgcccacacaagaaaccctgtaatcatgtgtcagacctgccactgcagtgtatgtaagtgtatttttacactgtaaattcgacttggcaagtgtacccacttgccaggcctaaaccttcccttgtcttacatgtaaggcacccctagggtaggccctaggtagccccaagggcagggtgcagtgtatggataaggtaggacatatagtaatgtggtttatatatcctgacagtaaaatactgccaatttcgtttttcactgttgcaaggcctgtctctctcataggataatatgggggctacctttaaatgtgattaaagtgtagatttccctagagagtagatggacatgtggagtttggggtccctgaactcacaattaaaaaatacatcttttagtaaagttgattttaagattgtgcgtttgaaaatgccacttttagaaagtgagcattttcttgcttaaaccattctgtgactctgctgtgtttgtggattccctgtctgggtcagtttgacagttgggttgttttttacctcacaccagacagtgacacaaagggatccggggtgtaacctgcatttcctgattagccatctctgctaggagggaggggtggagtggtcactctcatctgaaaggactgttcctgcctctgacaatgcagactccaaccccctggtgtgtgtctgaggccttgcctgggcaaggcaggatttcacaagtaggtgtgagtcccgtttgaagaaaggtgacttcaaagactaaaatgggtataagaagggcacccaaatctacagactttagaaacacttctggaaccaagaggaacctctgcctggagaagagctgatagttgaggaagaagtgctgccctgcctgtgactgtgctttgtggagctttcctgcagtgctgcttctgccagagtaagagggcaaagactggactttgtgtgccttccatcttgtgaagaaatctccaagggcttgagttagagcttgcctcctgttgtttgaagtcttagggacagcaaagacttctctctgccagcacctggagtctctggagagactcctgccccgacaagtggtgccctatccagtccctgggcccttgaaaggaaagctggtggaaatccaaggaaatcgacttcggatgactccggaccgccgccgctgctgaatccggtaaacgccgcctgcacccgacgccgtgaccttcgctaggaacgcgacgctcttcgcaggcccaacgccgcagcagccccgctgaagtccgcgactccgtggaagtcgccacaccacgttgtgaccgaagctgctcgaagtgcgtggattcaacgattcgcacagatgccgcgatccccgacttcgcgcatcggcttgtttccattcttcaccaaaggtactgtacttgggggtctacacgactccgtgtccagcgccactggtgttggcttgttgggaacgactccgtcacgacaccgtgttaacatctcatcgaagcatttttgtttctaagcgctatttttgagtttaatctttaaaaattaataacttgacttgtgtatgtcggatttttgtcgttttggtcttgttttgtttagataaatatttcctatttttctaaaccggtgttgtgtcattttgtagtgttttcattaagttactgtgtgtgtgttggtacaaatactttacacctggcgcTCTGAGGTTAAggctgctgctctgccaagctaccaagggggtaagcaggggttagctgagggtgattctcttttaccctgactatagtgagggtccttgcttgaacaggggataacttgactgtcaaccaaagaccccatttctaacatacaggttttgatttttttttaattactgaaaAATCCCACTGAAATTTACAACGTGTTGTATGTCTTTCTCTTGTACGAGTGTGCTCTCGTTCTTGAAGGAATGTATGTCACCTTCATTTGTTCTACTTTTGTTTGTGCCAGAAAATTTGAAAGAATCTCCTGATTGCCTTGTTGCAAGGAGGATCATGAGATCTGTATCTATAGCTTAATATGTTCTTGAGCCATTAGTGGTTGAAGACCTTCCAAATCATTTACTAATACTTCTTCATTTTGCAATTACAAGTTTTAAGGAACACACATCTTTCAAAAGGGAATTATCTTAAGACTTACTGTATAAGTACTTTATCATGTGCCATCTTTACTAATAAATTAGACCCCTCTTTTAAGGGATGTTGTTATCTATCTGCGCGTGCTTTGTTCAGATTCTCTTGTATTGCATAGTTTTTGAGATTATATTTTTCACTCTGATTCAAATGTTTCTTTCTGTGCAGGATTCTTGAAGAAGATATCTTAATGTCCGAGTGCGCAGCATCTACTGATCTTTTGATGACCTGTGGCTCGGAAAATGGTATCAGGATTTTTGACCACAGAGGATTTCTTCATGGATGACTGTGATGTGAAGCGTAACAGAAGTCACCCCTCTGCCTCACGTTATTAactcggcactcctctgctggataGGAATGAAATACCTTCATGCTCATCTAGATGATGACCAGCAATGTCACACGCTGTGATGTTGCGCATGACCTTGATCAGTATCTATTTCCAGCTGTCTATATCACTGTGATTGTGGGCAGCATTCCTGCCAACTGTGCCTCTCTCGTTGTCTCATGCCTGCAGATAAAAAAGAAAAACGAGTTAGGGGTATATCTTTTCAACTTATCAGTAGCTGATCTTCTGTACACTTTGGTACTGCCATTATGGGTGGATTATGGCTTGAATCACGACAGGTGGTGGTTAGGAGACGATCTTTGCAAGATGAGTGTCTTCCTCATGCATGTCAATTTTTATGCCAGTACTGGTTTCCTTACCTGCATCTCACTGGATAGGTATATTGGTGTTGTCCATCCTTTGAAGTTTCATCATCTGCGTACGAGAAAAGCTGCTACGTACATTTGTGCCGTTGTATGGTCAGTTGAAATCTTATCAAACGGTATGATTCTCCACCACCAACAAACCTCGAATAGCACCCACAATGATACACTTTGTTATGATACTTTTCCAATGGAGGATTGGAAAGCATCATTCAACATCTTCCGGATATGTGTTGCTTATTTACTACCTTTGGTGATCATGGCATATTGCTATAAACGAATAGAGATTGCCGTGAAGCATAATCAAGCCACTGCTGATGAAGCAAAGAAGAAGATAAGGAAATTGTTGGTAGCAATTTTGTCCACCTTCTTTCTATGCTTCACACCCTACCATGTTCTCCTACTGATGCGCAGCATTTGGGAGCCAGGCAGCTGCAAGTTTGCCCGCATCATATTTAAACCTTACAAAATAACACTGGCCATAGCAAGCCTCAACTGCCTTGCTGACCCCATTTTATACTGTTTTGTTAGCGAGACAAGTAGAACAGAGATCAGCACTGCATTGAAATGCTGTGTCGAGAAGGACAAGAATTCAGTGAAGCAAGAGTTTCAGATGATTTCAGTTTCAAACAATAATACAGATGAGGCAGTATCAATATCAAGGAATGGCACTTGAACAACAGAACGGATTGCAGGTAGTCAATCCCTGTGTGCGATCAATACCTCACTCCAGAAAATATATTCAGCCCACACCTCTGTAATCGCAGACAAAAATGTAAGATAATATTATTCCTCAGACTTTGAACCTACAAGGCTCATCTGAGTCACCCCATCAGACTCTACTGATATGACCCCAAATTGGAGAACCCAAATATGGGGTCCTGTCAACAAGGCATCAGGTTctgactgtggccctgatttagaaGTGACTGCTCTAGCAAAAAGGAAGACTGAAAGCCCCAACCACTGAGCTCAGTTAATGTGTGTTAATTGCTGACTGCCACACACTCATGAAGAACTTGCTTTTGAGCTTGCCCCAACATTTGCTTTTATACACGACTCCACTAATTCAAAAGTAATATTTTGTAACCAAATGTGTAACCAAAAGGGACATTGAATGCAAATCATGTCAACTAGGATATGCTTTTTGAAAGTTGTACTAACTTCAGATATTTGATGTCAATCACTTGAAACATTGATGACAGATGAGTAGCAGAATACCATAAAGTTACAATGATGCTTAGGGTTACTTTTGAACAGTGCACATCCTATGTAAATATTTTGACAAGGAAAGTGGCAACAAACCACCCACTATACCCACTTACATGATTACTAATGCTGCATCAGCCTCCAAATCGTCATAGATAGCCACAGTTGAATGTCAGAATATCATGTACAGAAATATTGTCCTGCTGATATATCATAaccccacatctatgtaccttgcagATATAAATGATATGGTATATATGTTTATATCATCAAGGGACATGTATGAGGTAAGAGTAGTAAACCTAGATTTACCTATTTATACTTACCGTCACAATATTGTAGTGGTAAATATCACAGGGAATAAAATGGTAGGAAGAATATTTATAAACTATATATGCTGTTAGAATACCATAGCTTCCtggtatttgtttgttgttttcccCCACTTCTTTACTTGTCTTCGACTTCACTGTTTCTACTAGCTGATTGTATTATAAATCCACTGTCCTCTTGTACAACATTCATTACTTTTAAGAAATTGAAAACATATTTGAGTTACCGCTTTTCTCCAGCTTAAATATAAATGTTTATATTCTCACGTTTTTTTATTAATTAGATACTTTCCCGAATATTCTCTCATTTTAGACTACTGCAAACATTTTAATGAGTATAGTACGGTTTTATCATAATGCTTCACTCAAAAGCAAGTGCTTCACTTGATAGATTATAGAAAACGTTTGCATAATCCAATTGAAATGCGCCGAAACCAATGTTTACTATTATgtattttgggggaaaaaaatattttattttctctgatATATGATTGGAAACTTATACATTATCCGGAGGCATTTTTTCACCTGGTATAGGGGAAAAAAGCCTTTACCCCATCCACCTCTCTGTGGAAAGTAAATAGAAAGTGAATGCCAGATAATTGCTTTATATAGGCGCAATTGCCAGGATCTGTATGGTGTCGTATGAGCATATATGCTTCCCCTTAAAACTCCAAGTATGAGAACTATTTTTCTATGAGACTTTTTATCTGCCTTTACATAATATTAAGTTGTACATTTCAGAAGAATGACCGaactcatagtataaatatgctgaGAGAAATAGAAGACCAGCAATGTCAAATTCTTTCTATCAGAAGCCTTTTAATTGTTCCACCCACTGCTTTCCCGCTAATTGCCATGTGGTTAAATGCCTTTTGAGTTTCTTGGTCAATGTGTGATTAGCCTGCTACCCACACAAAACACTGCAAAGTCTTTGATATTGTTTATAGAGGGTTTACAATGGCCCCATGAACCTGACTCAATCCTTGCCTTCACCTGCATGTTCTCTGCCAAGGTCAGTTTGAGGCAGCCAGAGTGAGTACCCCAAACCAGTGAACTGAGTTCCCATACCCCACATCTACCACTTTCCTTTACCAAAAAAAACGTGTTTACCCTTAAATGTTGTCCAGCGGGCCTGTCTTCTAGTCCACTCTCTTTGACCCACTATGAAGTACGTACTTGACCACCAAAGGCTGCAGGCCATCTTCTGCTCCTCTCTGGTGGACCCAATAGTCTTATGCATAGCTTGTTGTTTTGGGAAGTTTCACACTCCACTGAGTCACAGCTATACTGCGCTCTAGAGGGGCCCATAAACATAATATTCTTGGTTGGATGGGAAGTTGCATCTTGCAGATACTGTGGTCAATCTGCACGTGTGAATAACCATCTTTCCAACATTCTCTCGTACAATCACACATTTCAGAAAACCGATGTCCTGCccatccttcttcctcttcccacactGCTCATCACCATTCCTTTCCTCACATAATTTTTGCCTGTCATGTCTTCCTCTCTCCCTCTACATCTCCCTAAATCTCTCCTCCTTCAGCCATCAATTTTGTACTAACCACCCCTTccttcatcctttccctcctctctTTCTCTGTCACCCTTCCTCAAGAAACCTTCTCACTCACATTCTTAGTCCGTTTGATCTACTGAGCTCTCACTGTCCTTGCTTCCTATAGCTGCTTTAACTCCCTCTTCTCTTATGGCTTCTTCCCTTCATATACCACCTTCCACTTCCTGAGCACACACTACCTACATCGCCCACACCTCGCCTTGAAGATACACCCTTCACACTCACAAGACCACTGCACCTGTCTATCAAATCTTGATTTTACGGAGCAGCATTATAGAGAGGCCTCCAGATGAGTAGCAGCGTTCTTCAAGAACTCCTCTCCCTCACCGCTTCAGAGATTTGTCAGCTGTTTATTGCAAGTCGATGCTTAGCTGCTTCTCTgcttctccagcctcctcctcttcagTTCTCCTGATCTGGAGAGACCCATCAAACATCCATCCTCCTCAGACGAGCCCCAGTATCACTCACTACTGACCTTGTAACTACCTACAACAATGTCTGCATCTTGGATGACCTAAACATTAAGTTTGACAATTCAGACTGACCTCAAATCACATTACCCATTTTGAAACTGAAAGTCTTTACCTGGTTTAAGCTGGTTTATGTTCTTTGCTCAAAATCAGGCATGCTCACGAACCATCTTTGATCCACCATAATGCCATCACGATGATAGCAATGCAGCCCTTCACCTCAAGTGACCGCTGCATCACCCATTTACCTCCGCTTCTACAGCACCAGCAGTAATCAATAGGACCCGGGAAAAAAATGTCTCACTATTCTTCAGTCACAACTGGTAGATACATTGCAGTCATCCAAATATCAAAATTGCCACGGCTTACTTCTATTTCTTCACTCCCTTCGACAAATTGATCCTATTCATGACGTCCTCATGCCGATAACACGGATGGGCGACTGGCTGGTTCTATTTAGAAGTTACGTTTTTCAAAGCAGACAACAGAGTTCCCAGAAGACACTATAAAAAACAAAACCTCTCCAAAGACGTGCTCTGACTGCAGTGATGCTCAAGGATATACAAAGTTTCCATGGAGAAGGCAATGCAGGCCACCAGCGGGATGTCATTCC belongs to Pleurodeles waltl isolate 20211129_DDA chromosome 9, aPleWal1.hap1.20221129, whole genome shotgun sequence and includes:
- the LOC138260040 gene encoding psychosine receptor-like; translation: MMTSNVTRCDVAHDLDQYLFPAVYITVIVGSIPANCASLVVSCLQIKKKNELGVYLFNLSVADLLYTLVLPLWVDYGLNHDRWWLGDDLCKMSVFLMHVNFYASTGFLTCISLDRYIGVVHPLKFHHLRTRKAATYICAVVWSVEILSNGMILHHQQTSNSTHNDTLCYDTFPMEDWKASFNIFRICVAYLLPLVIMAYCYKRIEIAVKHNQATADEAKKKIRKLLVAILSTFFLCFTPYHVLLLMRSIWEPGSCKFARIIFKPYKITLAIASLNCLADPILYCFVSETSRTEISTALKCCVEKDKNSVKQEFQMISVSNNNTDEAVSISRNGT